The following proteins come from a genomic window of Gimesia chilikensis:
- a CDS encoding tRNA-binding protein — MNENEISLEDFEQVEIRVGRIVQIEPFPGGRYSSHILQIDFGDELGTRKSLARLIPNYADADLMRRQVLCVVNLPPRQIGKHRSEVLTLGVPDAEGNVVLLRPDRDVPPGGKLY; from the coding sequence ATGAACGAGAATGAAATCAGTCTTGAAGACTTCGAACAGGTTGAAATTCGTGTGGGGCGGATTGTACAGATCGAGCCGTTTCCGGGAGGCCGTTATTCCAGCCATATTCTGCAGATCGATTTTGGGGATGAGTTGGGTACCCGGAAATCACTGGCCCGGCTCATCCCGAACTACGCCGACGCGGACCTGATGAGGCGACAGGTCCTGTGTGTGGTGAATCTGCCGCCACGCCAGATTGGTAAACATCGATCTGAAGTGCTCACGCTGGGAGTTCCCGACGCAGAGGGGAATGTCGTATTACTGCGACCGGATCGCGACGTCCCCCCTGGTGGAAAATTGTATTGA
- a CDS encoding right-handed parallel beta-helix repeat-containing protein, translating to MSLLRVPALLLLVCLTLISVVKAEPTTSVNQSAIDGLKAGKTDIAYAAWWGFDPEDATAALQAAINSGAKKVIVEKMSSPWIVKPLHLASNQEIVFQEGTVLLAKKGEFKPRTASLLNASLKQNIRLTGPGAILQMRRADYDAAPYEKAEWRNGISLRSCSDVQITGLTIKETGGDGIYLGVAKRGVTNQNITIRNVVFDRNYRQGVSVISAENLLIEDSVFKETAGTPPMAGIDFEPNHPSECLINCVLRNCSAENNQGGGFLFYLPNLNRDSQPISIRLENCKSTGTKRALSLTTGNKSPGSVSGSIEFVNCTFASTEQTPVIIQDKPADTCPVLFQECTISGPDNEDAKIPSIRFAARPGAVGKIGGVTFQQCVVKSPVARPVMTFHDASYLSAAAKITGTLRVEQGKQTKDITLTPGLISKWMPASPAGDIAPYKTEVSQLQPLAASKPFKPGKRRSVRQRQRARYLLYAKQGDQVAVQLSYQKLGRYTGDKMPVTVIAPSGKTLPVASVPFQESATCEFKAPETGVYQLNCDPGPNYMRVDASSHPLCLVSDGAPVRLMASTGAYYFYVPAGVEKWAVGVFGEGAGERVSAKLFDPSGKQVWSEQNVAQPTLFTRTQRQNSPGALWRLVLERPTQGGFEDHYVQLVGIPAVLALTPGEMLVPASPKKK from the coding sequence ATGTCTCTGCTTCGCGTTCCTGCGCTCTTACTTCTGGTCTGTCTCACGTTGATCTCCGTTGTCAAAGCGGAACCGACTACTTCTGTCAACCAGTCGGCTATTGATGGCCTCAAGGCAGGTAAGACGGATATCGCGTATGCTGCCTGGTGGGGCTTCGATCCAGAAGATGCTACGGCGGCGCTACAGGCGGCGATTAATTCCGGTGCGAAAAAAGTCATCGTGGAAAAGATGTCGTCTCCCTGGATCGTCAAACCGCTGCACCTGGCCAGCAACCAGGAGATTGTGTTTCAGGAAGGTACTGTCCTCCTCGCGAAAAAAGGGGAGTTCAAACCCCGGACCGCTTCGTTGCTGAACGCTTCCCTCAAACAGAATATTCGTCTCACCGGTCCGGGAGCGATACTGCAGATGCGCCGTGCAGACTATGATGCAGCGCCTTATGAAAAAGCAGAGTGGCGGAACGGGATCAGTCTGCGGAGCTGCTCTGACGTCCAAATTACCGGGCTCACCATTAAAGAGACCGGCGGCGACGGCATCTACCTGGGCGTCGCGAAGCGGGGCGTGACCAATCAGAATATCACGATTCGAAACGTCGTCTTCGATCGAAACTATCGACAGGGCGTCAGCGTGATCAGTGCCGAAAATCTGCTCATTGAAGATTCCGTTTTCAAAGAGACCGCAGGGACGCCTCCCATGGCGGGCATCGATTTCGAGCCTAATCATCCCAGCGAATGCCTCATCAACTGTGTACTGCGGAACTGTAGCGCCGAAAACAATCAGGGGGGCGGGTTCCTGTTTTATCTGCCCAATCTGAACCGGGACTCGCAACCGATTTCGATCCGCCTGGAAAACTGCAAAAGCACAGGTACGAAACGCGCTCTTTCTCTGACGACCGGCAACAAATCGCCCGGCAGCGTCTCTGGTTCGATCGAGTTTGTGAACTGCACGTTCGCCAGTACCGAGCAGACCCCCGTCATCATTCAGGATAAACCCGCCGATACGTGTCCGGTTCTGTTTCAAGAGTGCACGATCAGCGGCCCGGACAATGAGGATGCAAAGATCCCCTCGATCCGGTTCGCAGCCCGACCGGGAGCCGTCGGGAAAATCGGGGGTGTCACCTTCCAGCAATGCGTTGTGAAGTCGCCGGTCGCGCGTCCGGTCATGACGTTTCACGATGCCTCCTATCTGTCTGCAGCTGCAAAGATCACAGGGACCCTCCGTGTGGAGCAGGGGAAACAGACGAAGGACATCACCCTCACACCGGGCCTGATTTCCAAATGGATGCCCGCCAGCCCCGCGGGCGATATCGCTCCGTACAAAACTGAGGTCTCACAGCTGCAACCCCTGGCTGCCAGTAAACCGTTCAAGCCAGGCAAACGCCGTTCCGTCCGTCAGCGTCAACGCGCGCGTTATCTGCTCTATGCGAAACAGGGGGACCAGGTTGCGGTGCAGTTGTCCTATCAGAAGCTCGGTCGCTACACCGGAGACAAGATGCCTGTCACGGTCATCGCTCCCTCAGGGAAGACCCTTCCCGTCGCGTCTGTCCCCTTCCAGGAGAGTGCTACTTGTGAATTCAAGGCACCTGAAACCGGCGTCTATCAACTCAACTGTGATCCGGGTCCCAATTATATGCGGGTGGATGCGTCTTCTCATCCGCTCTGCCTGGTCTCGGATGGTGCACCAGTTCGTTTGATGGCTTCGACCGGTGCCTACTATTTCTATGTCCCGGCAGGTGTAGAGAAATGGGCCGTGGGGGTCTTCGGCGAAGGGGCCGGGGAACGCGTGAGTGCGAAACTGTTCGACCCGTCCGGCAAGCAGGTCTGGTCTGAACAGAATGTGGCCCAACCGACTCTGTTTACCCGCACACAACGGCAGAACAGCCCGGGAGCGCTCTGGCGTCTGGTTCTGGAACGTCCCACGCAGGGTGGCTTTGAAGACCATTACGTGCAACTCGTCGGCATTCCAGCCGTACTGGCGCTCACTCCGGGGGAAATGCTGGTTCCCGCCAGTCCGAAAAAGAAATAA